The window TTACTAAAAAAATCATCCGCTGTTAAAATTATAGAATCAATAACAGAATTAGCAAATGGTGGGTCGCCAATGTCAAGCGAAATAGCTCGCAAAGTATTAGAGTTCTTTACAAGTCCCAGTAATAAAATAGATAACAAATATAAGCTTACAGAACGTGAATTAGACGTTGTTGAAAGAATCGTTGCCGGAGACAGCTACAAAATGATTGCCGACAAATGCTTCATTTCCATAGGCACTGTTAGATCCCATATAAACAGCATTTACAAAAAACTCGCTGTTAATTCTAAGTCGGAAGTTGCAATTAAAGCCATAAAAGAAAGATTGATTTAAAAACTAATTGCAAAACATTTTTTTAGATTGCTAAAAACCATACGTTTATATGAGGCATACGGAAAAAAGCATGCCTTAATTTGATTTAATTTTGCAATTGTAAAATAATTACAAACAAAACAATTAGTAACAAAAACATCTGTTATGAAAACAAAAATTTTCTCTTTATTATTAATTGCCATTTTTGCGTTGAGTATCTCCGCACAGGCACAAGATATTGGCGGAGACGACATCCTCATATCTGAGATAAGTTCTGAAGATGCTGGATTTCCAAAAATTTCAGTAGCAGACAATGGATGGATATACATCCTCACATACACATATTGTAGTGCAGCACCTTACACTTCATTGATGCTACACTGCTCTAAAGATGACGGTGTAACCTACCAAAAGCTGAAAGAATGGAAACTATCCGTAAATATAACTTACAGTGATGCTGACATGGTGGTTACAGGCAATAGCGAAGCGAATATCAATGTATGGATTGCTTTTGCAGTAAATAATAGCGATGACAACAGTAG of the Bacteroidales bacterium genome contains:
- a CDS encoding response regulator transcription factor yields the protein MNVAIYEDNAELRESLTYLIKGSNNLKFVGAYPDCRNIIENCMQTKPDVILMDIEMPFISGIQATEIVKEKFPNINILILTVFDERDKIFDALKAGATGYLLKKSSAVKIIESITELANGGSPMSSEIARKVLEFFTSPSNKIDNKYKLTERELDVVERIVAGDSYKMIADKCFISIGTVRSHINSIYKKLAVNSKSEVAIKAIKERLI